A window of Deinococcus terrestris contains these coding sequences:
- a CDS encoding DsbA family oxidoreductase — protein MTALTPSSPDKLRVDIWSDIACPWCYVGKRRFEAALAAFPQREQVEVVWHSFELDPSAPVRPGQSMRDILASKYGGGETRAQGMLDTMTRTAADEGLDYHFGEVQPTNTFQAHQVIHLAAEKGLQDPMKERLLRAFFTEGEFLGDPEVLVRLAVEVGLDAGEVRAALASGDYASAVRQDEAQARAVGINGVPFFVLGGKYGVSGAQSPDVLRSALEQVWQETHPAPLTLLGQDAPAEGCEGDTCAVPGAANRA, from the coding sequence ATGACAGCCTTGACTCCATCCTCTCCGGACAAGTTGCGGGTAGATATCTGGTCGGACATCGCCTGCCCGTGGTGCTACGTCGGCAAGCGGCGCTTTGAGGCGGCCCTCGCGGCCTTTCCCCAGCGCGAACAGGTCGAGGTGGTGTGGCACTCCTTCGAACTTGATCCCTCGGCCCCGGTGCGGCCCGGACAGTCCATGCGGGACATCCTGGCGTCCAAGTACGGGGGCGGCGAGACGCGGGCGCAGGGCATGCTGGACACCATGACCCGGACGGCGGCAGACGAGGGGCTGGACTATCACTTCGGGGAGGTGCAGCCCACCAACACCTTCCAGGCCCATCAGGTCATTCATCTGGCCGCCGAGAAGGGCCTTCAGGATCCCATGAAGGAGCGGCTGCTGCGGGCATTTTTCACCGAGGGCGAGTTCCTGGGGGACCCCGAGGTGCTGGTGCGGCTGGCGGTGGAGGTGGGCCTGGACGCGGGGGAGGTCCGCGCGGCGCTGGCTTCCGGCGACTATGCGTCCGCCGTGCGCCAGGATGAGGCCCAGGCCCGCGCCGTGGGCATCAACGGCGTGCCCTTCTTCGTGCTGGGGGGCAAGTACGGGGTGAGCGGCGCCCAGTCGCCCGACGTGCTGCGCTCGGCGCTGGAACAGGTCTGGCAGGAAACGCACCCCGCACCCCTGACCCTGCTGGGGCAGGACGCCCCCGCCGAGGGCTGCGAGGGCGACACCTGCGCGGTGCCGGGAGCGGCGAACCGGGCCTGA